From one Streptomyces sp. NBC_01478 genomic stretch:
- a CDS encoding response regulator transcription factor: MTTVLIVDDQALQRLGFSMLIEQYPDLSTVGEATHGVEAVRLAAELRPDVVLMDVRMPGMDGIEATRRIVQSGGRSRVLVLTTFDLDEYAYAALRAGASGFLLKDALPEELVAGIRAVAAGDAVISPGLTRKLIDAFADRMPGRTPEQDRRLDALTDREREVLTVMAAGWSNTEIAERLCLAESTVKSHVSRILAKIGARDRVQAVIFAYDAGLVRPA, encoded by the coding sequence ATGACCACCGTCCTCATCGTCGACGACCAGGCCCTGCAACGGCTCGGCTTCAGCATGCTCATCGAGCAGTACCCCGACCTGAGCACCGTCGGCGAGGCCACGCACGGCGTCGAGGCGGTGCGGCTGGCGGCCGAACTGCGGCCCGATGTCGTCCTGATGGACGTCCGCATGCCCGGCATGGACGGCATCGAGGCCACCCGCCGGATCGTGCAGTCGGGCGGGCGCTCCCGCGTCCTGGTCCTGACCACCTTCGACCTCGACGAGTACGCGTACGCCGCGCTGCGCGCCGGGGCCAGCGGCTTCCTCCTGAAGGACGCGCTGCCCGAGGAACTCGTCGCGGGCATCCGGGCGGTGGCGGCCGGCGACGCCGTCATCTCCCCCGGCCTGACCCGCAAACTGATCGACGCCTTCGCCGACCGGATGCCCGGCCGCACCCCCGAACAGGACCGCCGCCTCGACGCCCTGACCGACCGGGAGCGCGAGGTGCTCACCGTCATGGCGGCCGGCTGGAGCAACACCGAGATCGCCGAACGCCTGTGCCTCGCCGAGTCCACCGTGAAGTCCCACGTCAGCCGCATCCTCGCCAAGATCGGCGCGCGGGACCGGGTCCAGGCGGTGATCTTCGCGTACGACGCCGGGCTGGTACGGCCGGCCTGA
- a CDS encoding ABC transporter permease: MTQLTAPATGSPSPAPPVPQTDGRTSERPLPLRLLARPEVGVFLGAAAVYVFFLIAAPPVREGASMANILYSSSTIGIMALPVALLMIGGEFDLSAGVAVITSALTASMLSYQLTMNVWVGVTVALLVSLGVGFLNGWMVVKTGLPSFLVTLGSFLILQGVNLAVTKLVTGNVATDDISNMDGFGQAKKVFASSFEVGGVNVKITIIYWLVFAAIATWVLLRTKYGNWVFAVGGNKDSARAVGVPVAFTKISLFMLVGFGAWFIGMHQLFSFNTVQSGEGVGQELIYISAAVIGGCLLTGGAGSAIGPVFGAFMFGMVQQGIVYAGWNPDWFKAFLGVMLLGAVLINLWVQRTATRR; the protein is encoded by the coding sequence ATGACTCAGCTCACGGCTCCGGCGACGGGTTCCCCGTCGCCGGCTCCGCCGGTCCCCCAGACGGACGGGCGGACCTCCGAACGGCCTCTGCCGCTCCGGCTGTTGGCGCGTCCCGAGGTGGGTGTCTTCCTCGGTGCGGCCGCGGTGTACGTGTTCTTCCTGATCGCCGCTCCGCCGGTGCGCGAGGGCGCGTCGATGGCGAACATCCTCTACAGCTCCTCGACCATCGGCATCATGGCCTTGCCGGTCGCGCTGCTGATGATCGGCGGGGAGTTCGACCTCTCCGCCGGTGTCGCCGTCATCACCTCCGCACTCACCGCGAGCATGCTCAGCTACCAACTGACCATGAACGTATGGGTCGGTGTGACCGTCGCCCTGCTCGTCTCGCTGGGGGTCGGGTTCCTCAACGGCTGGATGGTCGTCAAGACCGGACTGCCCAGCTTCCTGGTCACCCTGGGCAGCTTCCTCATCCTCCAGGGCGTCAACCTCGCGGTGACGAAGCTGGTCACCGGGAACGTGGCGACGGACGACATCAGCAACATGGACGGCTTCGGCCAGGCCAAGAAGGTCTTCGCGTCCTCGTTCGAGGTCGGCGGCGTCAACGTCAAGATCACCATCATCTACTGGCTGGTGTTCGCGGCCATCGCGACCTGGGTCCTGCTGCGCACGAAGTACGGCAACTGGGTCTTCGCGGTCGGCGGGAACAAGGACTCGGCGCGGGCCGTCGGCGTGCCCGTGGCGTTCACGAAGATCTCCCTGTTCATGCTGGTCGGTTTCGGTGCCTGGTTCATCGGCATGCACCAGTTGTTCTCCTTCAACACCGTCCAGTCCGGCGAGGGCGTCGGCCAGGAGCTGATCTACATCTCCGCGGCCGTGATCGGCGGCTGCCTGCTGACCGGTGGTGCCGGTTCGGCGATCGGCCCGGTGTTCGGGGCGTTCATGTTCGGGATGGTGCAGCAGGGCATCGTCTACGCGGGCTGGAACCCCGACTGGTTCAAGGCGTTCCTGGGCGTGATGCTGCTCGGCGCCGTCCTCATCAATCTGTGGGTCCAGCGCACCGCGACCCGGAGGTGA
- a CDS encoding alpha/beta fold hydrolase: MPKLEVDGALLVYDDEGPRDGDGVPFVFIHGWTADRHRWDDQFAHFAVGRRVIRLDLRGHGESTGAGARTVDELAVDVVALLDHLEVDRFVPVGHSMGGMIAQTLALAHPERVERVVLVDSISRMTYSRARGLLLAVSTLLPFKLFVAVNIQRAFAPGYPKDKIRAYIDASAATPREVVMTCYGAMRAFDVLDRVHEITAPTLIVHGYHDIQLPLSQMLRMANAYPDAVVRIVDAGHELPVEKPARLTALIDGFVTAPAA; the protein is encoded by the coding sequence ATGCCGAAGCTCGAAGTCGACGGCGCACTGCTCGTGTACGACGACGAGGGCCCCCGTGACGGAGACGGCGTGCCGTTCGTGTTCATCCACGGCTGGACGGCCGACCGGCACCGCTGGGACGACCAGTTCGCGCACTTCGCGGTCGGGCGGCGGGTGATCCGGCTCGATCTGCGAGGACACGGGGAGAGCACCGGGGCGGGGGCGCGGACGGTCGACGAGCTCGCCGTGGATGTCGTCGCGCTGCTCGACCATCTTGAGGTGGACCGGTTCGTGCCGGTCGGGCACTCCATGGGCGGGATGATCGCCCAGACCCTCGCCCTCGCTCATCCCGAGCGCGTCGAACGCGTGGTGCTGGTCGACTCGATCAGCCGCATGACGTACAGCCGGGCGCGCGGTCTGCTGCTGGCGGTGTCCACGCTGCTGCCGTTCAAGCTGTTCGTCGCCGTCAACATCCAGCGCGCCTTCGCCCCCGGCTATCCCAAGGACAAGATCCGCGCCTACATCGACGCCTCCGCCGCCACGCCCCGAGAGGTCGTCATGACCTGCTACGGCGCGATGCGGGCCTTCGACGTCCTCGACCGCGTGCACGAGATCACCGCGCCGACGCTCATCGTGCACGGTTACCACGACATCCAGTTGCCGCTCTCGCAGATGCTGCGGATGGCCAACGCCTACCCGGACGCCGTCGTGCGGATCGTCGACGCCGGGCACGAACTGCCCGTGGAGAAACCGGCCCGGCTCACCGCGCTGATCGACGGGTTCGTGACCGCGCCGGCGGCCTAG
- a CDS encoding LacI family DNA-binding transcriptional regulator — MEDGAEHRRAAAKKRPRLEDVAARVGVSTASVSLVLRGVAGPSERTRQRVLKAAADLGYQVDRTASLLASRRTRMLGVMVDVHSPFHADLVEHLHSAAEEVGYDLVLSTQTRTRDERTAIETLLAFRSEALILLGPTAPVDTLAALDGKAPVIVVGRRIEDGELDVVRTADDDGVGQIVDRLVALGHREITYVDGGKGVIATDRRRGYRTAMRRHGLDAHISVLRGDNTEAAGERAARHLLEAGELPTAVVAFNDQSAIGVLAALARAGVSVPGEVSVAGYDDDRLSRLSCFDLTTVSQGAEEQARYAVAAAVERLDQGRTEPREVVLAPHLVVRSTMAKPR; from the coding sequence GTGGAGGACGGGGCGGAACATCGCCGGGCAGCCGCGAAGAAGCGCCCGCGACTGGAGGACGTAGCGGCACGCGTAGGTGTCTCCACCGCGTCCGTCTCCCTCGTGCTGCGCGGTGTGGCGGGCCCCAGTGAACGGACTCGGCAGCGTGTCCTGAAGGCCGCCGCCGACCTCGGGTACCAGGTGGACCGCACCGCCAGCCTGCTGGCCAGCAGGCGCACCAGGATGCTCGGCGTCATGGTCGACGTCCACAGCCCCTTCCACGCCGACCTGGTCGAACACCTGCACTCGGCCGCCGAGGAGGTCGGCTACGACCTCGTCCTGAGCACCCAGACCCGCACCCGTGACGAGCGCACCGCCATCGAGACGCTGCTGGCCTTCCGCAGCGAGGCGTTGATCCTGCTCGGCCCGACCGCGCCCGTCGACACGCTCGCCGCACTCGACGGCAAGGCCCCCGTCATCGTCGTGGGCCGTCGTATCGAGGACGGGGAACTGGACGTGGTGCGCACTGCGGACGACGACGGCGTGGGGCAGATCGTCGACCGGCTGGTAGCGCTCGGGCACCGCGAGATCACGTACGTCGACGGCGGCAAGGGCGTGATCGCAACCGACCGGCGGCGCGGATACCGCACCGCCATGCGGCGGCACGGTCTGGACGCGCACATCAGTGTGCTGCGCGGCGACAACACCGAGGCGGCCGGCGAGCGCGCCGCCCGCCACCTCCTGGAGGCGGGCGAACTGCCCACCGCCGTGGTCGCGTTCAACGACCAGAGCGCGATCGGCGTGCTGGCCGCTCTCGCCCGCGCCGGTGTGTCCGTCCCCGGCGAGGTGTCCGTCGCGGGGTACGACGACGACAGACTCTCCCGCCTGAGCTGCTTCGACCTGACCACCGTCAGCCAGGGCGCCGAGGAGCAGGCGCGCTACGCGGTGGCCGCGGCGGTGGAACGTCTCGATCAGGGCCGTACCGAGCCCCGAGAGGTGGTTCTGGCTCCGCATCTCGTCGTCCGCAGCACCATGGCCAAACCGCGCTGA
- a CDS encoding sugar ABC transporter substrate-binding protein — protein sequence MSRTSLPRSRRIAPAVAVAAVAALTLAGCSSSSGGKKSDESAGNVSAGKATTPRMTIAMVTHAPSGDTFWDTIRKGAQAAAAKDNVRLIYSNDETAADQANLVQNAIDQKVDGIAVTLAKPEAMKAVVAKAEQAGIPVVGFNAGLSDWQKQGLLSFFGQDEAVSGQALGTKLNSTGVKHTLCVIQAQGDVNLEQRCAGVKKSFTGKTDILYVNGTDMPSVKSTITAKLTQDKTIDDVVTLGAPFALTAVQSVSDAGSKAKVATFDLNKDLISAIEKGTIQFAVDQQPYLQGYLAVDSLWLYKTNGNYSGGGEAPVLTGPAFVDKTNVAKVAEFAAKGTR from the coding sequence ATGAGCCGTACATCCCTTCCCCGCTCCCGCAGAATCGCCCCCGCCGTGGCCGTCGCCGCCGTGGCCGCGCTCACCCTCGCGGGCTGCTCCAGCAGCTCCGGCGGCAAGAAGTCCGACGAGTCCGCGGGCAACGTCTCCGCGGGCAAGGCGACCACACCGCGTATGACGATCGCGATGGTCACCCACGCGCCCTCCGGCGACACCTTCTGGGACACCATCCGCAAGGGCGCGCAGGCTGCCGCCGCCAAGGACAACGTCCGGCTCATCTACTCCAACGACGAGACCGCCGCCGACCAGGCCAACCTGGTGCAGAACGCGATCGACCAGAAGGTCGACGGCATCGCGGTCACCCTCGCCAAGCCCGAGGCCATGAAGGCCGTCGTCGCCAAGGCCGAGCAGGCCGGCATCCCGGTCGTGGGCTTCAACGCCGGGCTGAGCGACTGGCAGAAGCAGGGTCTGCTGTCCTTCTTCGGGCAGGACGAGGCCGTCTCCGGGCAGGCACTCGGCACCAAGCTCAACTCCACCGGCGTCAAGCACACGTTGTGCGTGATCCAGGCGCAGGGCGACGTCAACCTCGAACAGCGCTGCGCGGGCGTGAAGAAGTCGTTTACCGGCAAGACCGACATCCTGTACGTCAACGGTACGGACATGCCGTCGGTGAAGTCGACGATCACGGCCAAGCTCACGCAGGACAAGACCATTGACGACGTGGTCACCCTCGGCGCCCCGTTCGCCCTGACCGCCGTGCAGTCGGTGTCCGACGCGGGCAGCAAGGCGAAGGTCGCCACCTTCGACCTCAACAAGGACCTCATCTCCGCGATCGAGAAGGGCACCATCCAGTTCGCGGTGGACCAGCAGCCGTATCTCCAGGGCTACTTGGCGGTCGACTCGCTGTGGCTGTACAAGACGAACGGCAATTACAGCGGTGGTGGTGAGGCGCCGGTGCTGACCGGGCCGGCCTTCGTCGACAAGACGAACGTCGCCAAGGTCGCCGAGTTCGCCGCCAAGGGAACGCGGTGA